CCTTGGATGGTAGATGTCCAGATTTTTCtttcttgtttttcttttttgactTGATGTTTGTCTGTGTACTACATTGCACAAATACAAATCTGATACTTTATATAATACACCCAACTTGTCGAATAAATGATGCAATCGTATACAGCttaataattattattttgtCTGTGAGATATTACCGCTTATATATATTACAATCCTTTTTTGCTTTGTGTGGCTCTTACTGTTTTACATCTGGCATACTTCCTACCCAATTTGCTTGAGACAAAAGGTTTGGTTGTATCAACAGTAGGCACTAGATCCTGCTTTAAGATATAGTGCTTGCAATCTCCAGAATAGTTAAATCTTAAATGTCTCGGTTCTTGACTCTTTGTGATGCAAATTGTGTTTGACTGTGAGGATTGAAGTTTAATATATTGAGAACAAGCCTTTGATAAATAGATGCATTGTTCTTCCAACATACTATATGAAAATGGAGTTTACCTTAGACTCAACAGTATTTTCCAGTTTAGAGTTGACAAAGATGCCAAAATACAACACACTATTGTGACTCTCAACATACTTCATTTCAGGTCCACCACAAAGGGTGTTGTCTGGTGTCTTGCATTCTTTTCTTGCAAGTGGCAGAGCTGGTGTGCCGTTTCAACCTGTTCCAGTACCAGCTCTTGGTTTATCTGAAAGCGACAAACAATGCATACGTGATCGTAGCTGCATAATGGCACGGCATATTCTGGCTGACCAACCAGAGGAATATATACAGGCTCAGGTTAACTTGTTTTTGTAAACTATCTGGATCTGAAAATGACCTAGGATTATATGTGGTTTGCTCAAAATATTTCTGTTTTCCATTCGCTTATATAGCTATAATTGTacagtaccttcagttttgcATGCACCTTTATCTTACTTATTTATGTTTGTTAGGTCAATACTTTGTTGCATTCGCTTGATATTGACAACCGAATGAGAGGCCCTATGCATGGACAGTACCCAGAGCTGGAGCAGTACTGGAATCAGTCCCAAAGTTCTATGGGACCTGCCTCGATGCATAATGCTGCAGATAAATGGATTACCGAGTTTGGCAATCAAAATAATAACCCAGAAAGCTGGGCGAATTCTTTCGAGCAGCAATATGGCCCAAATGGTTGGGCCTCTGAGTTTGAACAGGTAAGAGTCTTTAGCATGCTTGTTTAGGATTTCTGCAAGTATCAGTTCTGAAAGATGCTTTTTTGCTGGTCAAGGCTTCTTAGAAATAGACAGGATGTGGAGTTGATATGAATTTATTTGCTCAGTTTTTTTACCCTCAATCCAATTGTATGCCCAATTTGGATGCTTAAAATTGCTTTGCCTTCTTGCAATATCATTGTGCATGACATGCTCATTTTTATTACCTTTGGTTTAAATCGCATTTTTTTTTATATTGTTGCAGCATCAATCTCAGATGGCCATGGGTCAGATGGGAGGAGCGAACATGGCTAACCTGGCTGCTATGGAGCAATCCCGTATGCTTGCACAAACATTAGCAAGTAATAACGACCCCAAGTTTCAGGTACATGATGACCTGATTACTTTGCTTTCTGGAGTGAGTGAAGGGGGGGAGGACCTCATTGGATATGCTGAGAAAGCATAGTGTGCATTACATTTTTATGACTGTTCACATTGTACTGAACTATTACTTGTCATATCTGAACCATTGTTGTTCAGTACTGACTTCAGTTTTTCCTAGACCGTGTATCAAACGACAGTCTTAGACCTGACAGTATCCTTTTTTTTCTCATTTTCGGAAGAATTCTAAGTTCTTCCAGTTTGTTTCAAAGATGAGCCGTGGTGAACTTATTATAGAAGATAATCAAGTAAAACAAGGTTCAGCATCCCAATCCAATGGCTGGGCTGATGAATTTCAAACACAGTACAATGCTAATGCAAACTCATGGGCGGATCAGTTTGCACATGAAGAGGTAATAACAGAGAGATGGGTGTATTGCATGCTTAATGAGGATTCAACTTTCCCTTgtcagattttttttttgacaaATCACTGGTGCATCATGGCGCTTTATAGCATGCGACTTTTGAGCTTTTGTGCCTATGAGCATGTGCGAGACTAGAAGTCGTTAGGATGCATTCGTTCAGTACATACTTGCACAACTGCTGAAACTTCTGATTAGATATCCCAAAACCATGGTGTCTGGATTTTCTCTCTAGGACCTGCATATAAAAAAATAATGATCATCCTTTAGTTCAAAGTAAAAACCATGGTGTTGTCAGCCTTTTGTTTCGTTCACACTTGTATCAGCTGTGCTCTGATTATTTTCTTCCCACTATTCTTTATCCTGCAGCTTTCACAAGGGGCGGATAAGTGGGCTAGCGAGTTCGCTAGTGAACATAATCAGGGCGCGTTAAATGATAACTGGGTTGACGAGTTTTCGAAATTAAATGTTACTGACGAATGGGCAGAAGAATTCAGTGGTGGTGGTTTTGGCGAAAGCTCTGCTGATCCATGGGCAGATGAGTAAGTACATTTGCCTCTGTACATTTGCTTTGTCATAGGAATAGCTTTCAATTTGAGTCAACGTCTATTGCTTCTTTCTTGATGTGTTGTCAGACCTATCTTTATATCTAGATATTGAAATAACTTTGGGCTTTTTATTCCAACATCCCATCTAGTTTGGAAAATTATTAATAAAATTGTCTAATTAGTTTATAGTGCCATGTGAATTATGTTGTGTTTATAGGAAACCCTTTCATATAGCTGTTACATTGTGGTATCATACCACTAATTGTTATCATGCTTTGTTTGTAGGTTCCAAGAACAATTGTCATCCTTCAAACAAAGCTCGGGTGCTTCTCGAGGGGTTTACGTTTTTTCTGAGATGAACCCGTATGTTGGTCACCCTAATCCAATGCAAGAAGGACAAGAGCTCTTCCGCAAGGGCCTCTTAAGTGAAGCTGTTCTTGCTTTAGAGGCTGAAGTTTTGAAGAATCCTGATAATGCTGAAGGTTGGAGGTTGCTTGGAGTAACACATGCAGAAAATGATGATGACCAACAGGTGATATATCTCCCTTTAATGTTTATATTTTTTCTATATGTGAATTATGATACTATCAATTATGTGTATATAGTCCAACATGTATCCACTGGAGTATGAGTCCTGTTTGTTATGACTTTTGAATAGATCAATTTCAAAGAACTGTTTAACAAAATCTGAGGGGTGAAAGAATTGAGTTTGGTACAGGGTGGCTGAGCTTGATTGTTTGTAGCTGGTCCTGCATGCAGCATACAAATTGTCATGAGGAATAATTTCAACAATGTTCCATTGCAGTTTTGTATACCTATCAGGAAAAATGTACATCTGTCTTTGGCATGATAAACTATGATGTTATGACCTAGGGGTTCCATGGTTCTCCTTTTCATTAAGGTGAAATTTGTTTCTAATTTATTGCTTTGAATTCAGGCCATTGCAGCAATGATGCGTGCGCAGGAAGCTAATCCGACAAACCTTGAAGTTCTTCTCGCTCTAGGTGTCAGTCACACAAACGGTTAGTGCCTGGAATTGTGAGAGTAATTTAATATCCTGCTCAATCTGCTCTGAAGCTCTTCGAGATATTTTTCTGACAGAAGTTGTGATTGGAAGTAATCTTATTTCCACAATGATGCAAAGCTAAATCACCAGGAACAGTGAACAATGGAGCACAACTTATTGAACTACTTCATGTTTGAGGGAAAACACATCTATTTCCTTTTGTAgattcaaaaaaagaaaaactttTCCATCCTCCTCCAAGCTTCATCTCCAATAATGAAATGCTTTGCTAATATCATTTTTATAATTGAAAATTCTTTAATTTAGTTCAAGTAGGAAATAATCAAAATAACAAATTATATGCTATCTTGAAAGGTTTTAATTCTTCTACACAATTGCTGCAGAATTGGAGCAGGGAGAAGCATTAACATATCTTTATAGGTGGCTTCAGA
The Panicum hallii strain FIL2 chromosome 6, PHallii_v3.1, whole genome shotgun sequence genome window above contains:
- the LOC112896450 gene encoding peroxisome biogenesis protein 5 isoform X1 — protein: MAMRHLITGQNSCAPDGASSSNPLNAFANAVLGQSSKTQSIKELPGSVSVPSTSDFGTAPPLSTIPGSENEFKQDQRPLARGADFIRGGPANDWIESFRPPGVPEFGGAESQYAEFDQIYNNAGTTIRPPLDGPPQRVLSGVLHSFLASGRAGVPFQPVPVPALGLSESDKQCIRDRSCIMARHILADQPEEYIQAQVNTLLHSLDIDNRMRGPMHGQYPELEQYWNQSQSSMGPASMHNAADKWITEFGNQNNNPESWANSFEQQYGPNGWASEFEQHQSQMAMGQMGGANMANLAAMEQSRMLAQTLASNNDPKFQNSKFFQFVSKMSRGELIIEDNQVKQGSASQSNGWADEFQTQYNANANSWADQFAHEELSQGADKWASEFASEHNQGALNDNWVDEFSKLNVTDEWAEEFSGGGFGESSADPWADEFQEQLSSFKQSSGASRGVYVFSEMNPYVGHPNPMQEGQELFRKGLLSEAVLALEAEVLKNPDNAEGWRLLGVTHAENDDDQQAIAAMMRAQEANPTNLEVLLALGVSHTNELEQGEALTYLYRWLQNHPKYGGLAPPPQATGSPYGPDVVRLFNEAAQMSPEDADVHIVLGVLYNLSREYDKAIASFKTALQLKPQDYSLWNKLGATQANSIQSADAILAYQKALDLKPNYVRAWANMGISYANQGLYEDSIRYYVRAVAMNPKADNAWQYLRISLSNASRADMIAACDARNLDALQKEFPL
- the LOC112896450 gene encoding peroxisome biogenesis protein 5 isoform X2, producing MAMRHLITGQNSCAPDGASSSNPLNAFANAVLGQSSKTQSIKELPGSVSVPSTSDFGTAPPLSTIPGSENEFKQDQRPLARGADFIRGGPANDWIESFRPPGVPEFGGAESQYAEFDQIYNNAGTTIRPPLDGPPQRVLSGVLHSFLASGRAGVPFQPVPVPALGLSESDKQCIRDRSCIMARHILADQPEEYIQAQVNTLLHSLDIDNRMRGPMHGQYPELEQYWNQSQSSMGPASMHNAADKWITEFGNQNNNPESWANSFEQQYGPNGWASEFEQHQSQMAMGQMGGANMANLAAMEQSRMLAQTLASNNDPKFQLSQGADKWASEFASEHNQGALNDNWVDEFSKLNVTDEWAEEFSGGGFGESSADPWADEFQEQLSSFKQSSGASRGVYVFSEMNPYVGHPNPMQEGQELFRKGLLSEAVLALEAEVLKNPDNAEGWRLLGVTHAENDDDQQAIAAMMRAQEANPTNLEVLLALGVSHTNELEQGEALTYLYRWLQNHPKYGGLAPPPQATGSPYGPDVVRLFNEAAQMSPEDADVHIVLGVLYNLSREYDKAIASFKTALQLKPQDYSLWNKLGATQANSIQSADAILAYQKALDLKPNYVRAWANMGISYANQGLYEDSIRYYVRAVAMNPKADNAWQYLRISLSNASRADMIAACDARNLDALQKEFPL